From one Liolophura sinensis isolate JHLJ2023 chromosome 10, CUHK_Ljap_v2, whole genome shotgun sequence genomic stretch:
- the LOC135476310 gene encoding flotillin-2-like, protein MGNIHTVGPNEALVISGGCCGAQNKKMTIGGWGWAWWLVTDVQRISLEVMTLNPVCEHVETSEGVPLTVTGVAQVKVMTDPPDLLQTACEQFLGKRVEHIEHVILQTLEGHLRAILGTLSVEAIYQDRDQFAQLVREVAAPDVGKMGIEILSFTIKDVYDTVEYLSSLGRAQTANVKRDADIGVAEANRDAGIREAECEKARMDMRYAADTKIADSSRLYQMQKANFDMEVNARKAEAELAYELQGAKERQKIRNEDVEIEVVERRKQIDIEEKEILRKEKELMATVKLPAESQAYKVETIAEGQRTQTVENARAEAERIRLIGGSEAAAIEAVGKAEAEKMRLKASAYKQYGDAAMISLVLDTLPKIAAEVSAPLMKTEEIVLIGDDRTTGEVSRLVSQLPPAVQALTGVDLSKVLGKVPGAQ, encoded by the exons ATGGGCAATATACACACTGTGGGGCCAAATGAAGCTCTGGTCATTTCGG GTGGCTGTTGTGGGGCACAGAACAAGAAGATGACTATAGGAGGCTGGGGCTGGGCCTGGTGGCTGGTCACAGATGTACAGAG GATCTCTCTGGAGGTGATGACCTTGAACCCAGTTTGTGAACACGTGGAGACATCGGAGGGCGTGCCCCTGACCGTTACGGGTGTGGCACAAGTCAAGGTGATGACTGACCCACCAGACCTGCTGCAGACCGCGTGCGAGCAGTTTCTTGGGAAGCGTGTGGAACACATCGAACATGTCATTCTGCAGACACTGGAGGGTCATCTCAGAGCTATCCTGG GGACCTTAAGTGTGGAGGCCATCTATCAGGACAGAGATCAATTTGCCCAGCTGGTCAGGGAAGTTGCTGCCCCAGACGTGGGGAAAATGGGCATTGAAATCCTCAGCTTCACCATCAAGGATGTTTACGACACCGTGGAGTACTTGTCATCTCTGGGTAGAGCTCAGACAGCTAACGTGAAGAGGGATGCCGACATTGGGGTGGCAGAGGCCAACAGAGATGCAGGAATTAGG GAAGCTGAGTGTGAGAAGGCCAGGATGGACATGCGTTATGCAGCAGACACAAAGATCGCAGACTCCTCTAGACTTTACCAGATGCAGAAGGCCAACTTTGATATGGAAGTCAACGCAAGG AAAGCTGAGGCAGAGTTGGCGTATGAACTCCAAGGGGCAAAGGAGCGTCAGAAAATCCGTAATGAAGATGTGGAGATTGAGGTGGTGGAGAGACGAAAACAGATCGACATTGAGGAGAAGGAGATTCTGCGTAAAGAGAAGGAACTGATGGCCACGGTCAAGTTACCTGCCGAGTCACAGGCGTACAAGGTGGAAACCATCGCTGAGGGACAGAG GACTCAAACTGTGGAGAATGCCAGGGCCGAGGCTGAGAGAATCCGGCTGATAGGCGGTTCTGAGGCAGCCGCCATTGAGGCAGTGGGTAAAGCCGAGGCCGAGAAGATGAGACTGAAGGCCTCTGCCTACAAACAGTACGGAGATGCAGCTATGATCAGTTTGGTACTCGACACACTGCCTAAG ATTGCAGCTGAGGTGTCGGCACCTCTGATGAAGACAGAAGAGATTGTTCTGATTGGGGATGATCGTACAACAGGGGAGGTAAGCAGGTTAGTCAGTCAGCTGCCTCCTGCTGTACAGGCCCTTACCGGGGTGGACTTGTCCAAG GTTTTGGGAAAAGTTCCTGGGGCTCAGTAG